In the Malaclemys terrapin pileata isolate rMalTer1 chromosome 12, rMalTer1.hap1, whole genome shotgun sequence genome, one interval contains:
- the LOC128846729 gene encoding olfactory receptor 4E1-like, which produces MAEVVTPNQTMVTEFILLGLSSNPETQLILFMVFLPIYLLTLAGNILIMVTIVHDRRLHTPMYFFLTNLSFIDVCHASVTVPKMLSDFLSAEKTISFGGCVVQMFFLHLFTCTEIFLLTVMAYDRYVAICNPMHYLTVMNHKVCLLLAGAVWLGGTVHSLALTGMTIKLPYCGPREIDNFFCDVPPVIRLACTNTYIIEVLIISNSGLISVVCFVVLVGSYGVILVSLRTRFSEGRRKALSTCAAHLTVVTLFLGHCIFIYSRPSTSFSEDKVVSVFFTAITPLLNPIIYTLRNEDMKRALSKLVGRKVDAEEK; this is translated from the coding sequence ATGGCAGAGGTAGTGACCCCGAACCAGACCATGGTGACTGAGTTCATCCTGCTGGGACTCTCCTCCAACCCAGAGACGCAGCTGATTCTCTTCATGGTCTTCCTACCCATCTACCTGCTAACCTTGGCTGGGAACATCCTTATTATGGTCACCATTGTTCATGACCGGCGCCTCCACAcacccatgtatttcttcctcacCAACCTCTCCTTCATCGACGTCTGCCACGCCTCGGTCACCGTGCCCAAGATGCTGTCCGACTTCCTCTCAGCGGAGAAGACCATCTCCTTTGGGGGTTGCGTGGTGCAGATGTTCTTCCTCCACCTTTTCACCTGCACAGAGatcttcctcctcactgtcatggcctatgaccgctacgtggccatctgcaACCCCATGCATTACCTCACTGTCATGAACCACAAAGTATGCTTGCTGCTGGCTGGTGCTGTGTGGCTGGGTGGGACCGTGCACTCCTTAGCTCTGACCGGCATGACCATCAAGCTGCCGTACTGTGGGCCCCGGGAGATAGACAACTTCTTCTGTGACGTGCCGCCAGTCATCAGGCTGGCCTGCACCAACACCTACATCATCGAGGTTCTCATCATCTCCAACTCGGGGCTCATCTCCGTGGTCTGCTTCGTGGTGCTGGTGGGCTCCTATGGCGTCATTCTGGTCTCGCTGAGGACCCGCTTCTCCGAGGGGCGGCGCAAGGCGCTCTCCACCTGCGCCGCCCACCTGACAGTGGTGACGCTTTTCCTGGGCCACTGCATCTTCATTTACTCCCGTCCTTCCACCAGCTTCTCTGAGGACAAGGTGGTGTCTGTGTTCTTCACAGCCATCACCCCCTTACTGAACCCCATCATCTACACCCTGAGGAATGAGGACATGAAGCGGGCGCTCAGCAAGCTAGTGGGGAGAAAGGTGGATGCAGAGGAGAAATAG
- the LOC128846919 gene encoding olfactory receptor 958-like, with translation MKMENRTVVSEFILLGIPNTNGLETILFITFLAFYLCTLVGNLLIFSAILADARLHTPMYFFLCNLSILDLGFSSISTPKFLTNLWAKSRNISLGGCMSQVFFYHFLGSTECLLYTVMAYDRYVAICHPLRYLLIMNQRVCALLAAGTWIASSFHATILTSLTFTLPYCRSNVVDYFFCDIFPVIKLACADTYVIETVSFTNIGVVPMTCFLLILASYFRIIASVVRMRSAERGWKAISTCASHLTVVCFFFGPCALLYTQPSLSNVLATPMQIFCDVVTPMLNPVVYMLRNKEVKAAFRKMKGG, from the coding sequence ATGAAAATGGAGAATCGCACCGTGGTGTCGGAATTTATCCTCTTAGGGATTCCCAACACCAACGGTCTTGAGACCATCCTCTTCATCACCTTCTTAGCCTTCTACCTCTGCACCCTGGTGGGCAACCTGCTCATCTTCTCAGCCATCCTCGCTGACGCCCGCctgcacacccccatgtacttcttcctctgCAATCTCTCCATTCTAGACCTCGGATTCTCTTCCATCAGCACCCCTAAATTTCTGACCAACCTCTGGGCGAAGAGTAGAAACATCTCGCTGGGCGGGTGCATGTCCCAGGTCTTCTTCTACCACTTTCTGGGCAGCACCGAGTGCCTGCTCTACACCGTCATGGCCTACGACCGGTACGTGGCCATCTGCCACCCGCTGCGCTACCTGCTCATCATGAACCAGAGGGTGTGCGCCCTCCTGGCCGCCGGCACCTGGATCGCCAGCTCCTTCCATGCCACCATCCTCACCAGCCTGACCTTCACGCTGCCCTACTGCAGGTCCAATGTGGTGGActatttcttctgtgacatcttCCCGGTGATCAAGCTGGCCTGTGCGGACACGTATGTCATCGAGACTGTGAGCTTCACCAATATTGGGGTGGTGCCCATGACTTGCTTCCTCCTTATCCTTGCCTCCTACTTCAGGATCATTGCCTCCGTGGTGAGAATGCGCAGCGCTGAGCGAGGTTGGAAAGCCATCTCCACTTGCGCATCGCACCTGACAGTGGTGTGCTTCTTCTTTGGGCCCTGCGCCCTCCTCTACACCCAGCCCTCCCTAAGCAATGTGCTGGCTACCCCCATGCAGATCTTCTGTGATGTGGTCACCCCGATGCTGAACCCGGTGGTCTATATGCTGAGGAATAAGGAAGTCAAGGCAGCATTCAGGAAAATGAAAGGTGGCTAA